Proteins from one Malaya genurostris strain Urasoe2022 chromosome 2, Malgen_1.1, whole genome shotgun sequence genomic window:
- the LOC131430984 gene encoding RNA-splicing ligase RtcB homolog, with translation MVVREYNEELKYIERISPNSFRIKKGFQPNMNVEGVFYANSRLEKLMFDELRNSCRPGMTGGFLPGVKQIANVAALPGIVGQSVGLPDIHSGYGFAIGNMAAFDMSNPTSIVSPGGVGFDINCGVRLLRTNLFEKDVKPVQENLAQSLFDHIPVGVGSKGIIPMNAHDLEEALEMGMDWSLREGYVWAEDKEHCEEYGRMLNADPSKVSMRAKKRGLPQLGTLGAGNHYAEIQVVEEIYDKYAASKMGIEELGQVCVMIHSGSRGFGHQVATDALVEMEKAMKRDKIETNDRQLACARINSTEGQNYLKSMAAAANFAWVNRSSMTFLTRQAFAKQFNTTPDDLDMHVIYDVSHNVAKMEEHLVDGRPKQLLVHRKGSTRAFPPHHPLIPVDYQLTGQPVLVGGTMGTCSFVLTGTERGMAATFGSTCHGAGRALSRAKSRRNLDYKDVLRDLEAKGIAIRVASPKLVQEEAPDSYKNVQDVVQTCHDVGISAKCIKLRPIAVIKG, from the exons ATGGTGGTACGTGAGTATAACGAGGAATTGAAATACATCGAGCGAATTTCGCCAAACAGCTTTCGCATCAAGAAAGGCTTCCAGCCAAATATGAACGTTGAGGGTGTATTCTATGCAAACTCTCGCCTTGAAAAATTGATGTTTGATGAATTGCGGAACTCATGCCGTCCCGGAATGACTGGCGGATTCTTACCAGGCGTAAAGCAGATTGCCAATGTTGCAGCGTTACCGGGAATCGTTGGACA gtctGTTGGTCTTCCGGATATTCATTCAGGATACGGGTTCGCGATTGGAAATATGGCAGCATTTGACATGAGTAATCCAACATCGATAGTTTCGCCGGGAGGTGTCGGATTTGATATTAATTGTGGTGTTCGATTGTTGCGTACTAATCTGTTCGAAAAGGACGTAAAACCCGTACAGGAAAATTTGGCCCAAAGCCTGTTCGATCACATTCCGGTTGGCGTAGGTTCAAAGGGAATTATTCCAATGAATGCGCATGATTTGGAGGAAGCACTTGAGATGGGAATGGATTGGTCTTTACGAGAGGGTTATGTTTGGGCTGAAGATAAGGAGCATTGTGAAGAATACGGTAGAATGTTGAATGCCGACCCAAGTAAAGTAAGTATGCGTGCGAAGAAGCGTGGTCTTCCTCAACTTGGTACACTAGGTGCCGGAAATCACTATGCAGAGATTCAGGTAGTGGAAGAAATCTATGACAAATATGCGGCAAGTAAGATGGGAATCGAAGAGCTGGGTCAAGTTTGCGTAAtgattcactcgggaagtcgtGGCTTTGGTCATCAAGTGGCTACTGATGCGCTTGTCGAAATGGAGAAAGCTATGAAGAGAGACAAGATTGAAACAAATgatcgacaactggcttgtgctAGGATAAACTCGACTGAAGGACAAAACTATCTAAAATCCATGGCTGCTGCAGCCAATTTCGCTTGGGTTAATCGTAGCTCCATGACATTCCTTACCCGGCAAGCCTTTGCCAAGCAGTTCAATACCACTCCAGACGATTTGGATATGCACGTGATATACGATGTATCACATAATGTTGCCAAGATGGAAGAACACTTGGTAGATGGCCGTCCCAAGCAGCTGCTGGTTCATCGAAAGGGTTCTACTCGTGCCTTTCCACCGCATCATCCGTTGATCCCAGTAGACTACCAACTGACCGGGCAGCCAGTACTGGTTGGAGGAACAATGGGAACGTGCAGTTTTGTTCTTACTGGCACTGAGAGGGGGATGGCTGCCACATTTGGATCAACTTGTCACGGAGCAGGGCGGGCTCTGTCAAGAGCCAAATCACGTCGTAACTTAGACTACAAAGACGTTTTGAGGGATTTGGAAGCGAAAGGAATTGCTATCCGAGTCGCTTCGCCCAAACTGGTACAGGAGGAAGCACCGGACTCGTATAAGAATGTGCAAGATGTGGTTCAAACCTGTCACGATGTTGGCATCAGTGCCAAATGTATCAAGCTGAGGCCGATTGCTGTTATCAAGGGATAG